The Oncorhynchus nerka isolate Pitt River linkage group LG24, Oner_Uvic_2.0, whole genome shotgun sequence genome has a window encoding:
- the churc1 gene encoding protein Churchill: MCNGCVQKEYPDRGNTCLENGSYLMNYLGCANCHQRDFVLISNKATEDEDGEEIVTYDHVCKNCDHVVARHEYTFSVVDDYQEYTMLCMLCGKAEDSISVLPDDPRQTAPLF; this comes from the exons ATGTGTAATGGTTGTGTGCAGAAAGAGTACCCCGACAGG GGGAACACATGTTTGGAGAATGGCTCCTACCTGATGAACTACCTGGGCTGTGCCAACTGTCACCAGAGGGACTTTGTGTTGATCAGCAACAAGGCCACAGAggatgaggatggagaggagatagTCACCTATGATC ATGTGTGTAAAAACTGTGACCACGTCGTAGCCAGGCATGAGTATACCTTCTCTGTGGTGGACGATTATCAG GAGTACACAATGTTGTGCATGCTGTGTGGGAAGGCGGAGGACTCCATCAGTGTGCTGCCAGATGATCCCAGGCAAACCGCCCCTCTCTTCTAG